In one window of Hyla sarda isolate aHylSar1 chromosome 1, aHylSar1.hap1, whole genome shotgun sequence DNA:
- the TET2 gene encoding methylcytosine dioxygenase TET2 isoform X2, with the protein MKCLQGSLVDGPGAGPMEEERSHHDEGSRLSQFLIHPSHACQNNPAKLQNGSLPTETDQPQVNGDSCSQTKNIYGITHMKGNQDCSDLIYENRVYPNLHNGAIKRTLSEPLLSECLQQKKVRTVGEVNGDNDGENNGQHVQTGVSESCSKDKAVRTEEDENPHVEVPNKQNKDLNSLNNDSVLCQKDETFSLSNGATVSASSLKLQHNELLEKTCSEYYPEKVSLAVQNNTPHTVAINTLNDASNDASPQTNHSPHTSGQITSQLSLNVVLSQGPGAMVVEALNGDKCSEPAVKPGSYSLHIPEQKPLPQEAPNYNPQNINEANCDTRETGRAMCSEQVGVSPNPSYHGLNNKSNDSFSEAFNKDHFTLMQLNKLLYGQETDSYRTTQNLCSDNFLNSQNNKSCQSFDPGTISQPAFLESQNSKTLPNAGLPSLHCSAGSDPPQECNGQANCAVDNYPEKLKEQSSHIVKDHCNGMERDPMNVMEQRRPFSKSNFRDFPRTHYLKQDPSKSSEDLLRLLMLSQSESQKKLKQYTRKQGNMNRGQAGQELDGAISPPQPHGQQLNFQKHLSQGAGTDTQLQSYEQKNSANLFQQPRSEQQSEFGLNLKRHLNLQTSEGEQFPHLSLHQQVMHSKQAENSQFHPNPHFQPRQNQEYNMVKEQIPHFHPQSLYSNTSHRASPQNHLKLEENSQAVSQYQNMHQYHLSAQNVEGQLRHSSNNTNLHFSQSQTNSHRKDPYMEENMEGSKKHVQVKAESIEQYYQNSRPQQQDQHGYQEQKLSGNLPMLNPNHMAQNQDRSTPQNTVNQNRYLPHSSSAAQPLQDQTGYHPQFANQMNCIPKHAALRHHLLQRREQSKHESSSPRRSVKVENSSQSVCMRTPNESRTGKKTIKSEIQHFGPDILKQRSILETMEQQLKQYPSKSLFHHHVSTIKSPKHMKVESSGPVTILTTHTNTSTLDQQIVHPQEKTPTKRTAGSALSSFLESPSKLLSNPIKNLLDTPVKTQYDFPSCSCVDQIIEKDEGPYYTHLGAGPNVAAIREIMEERFGEKGNAIRIERVVYTGKEGKSSQGCPIAKWVIRRGGLEEKMLCLVRERAGHSCDTAVIVILILVWEGISTSLADNMYSELTETLRKYGTLTNRRCALNEERTCACQGLDPDTCGASFSFGCSWSMYYNGCKFARSKIPRKFKLLCDDPREEEKLEDSLQYLSTMMAPIYKKLAPDAYNNQVEHEHRAPDCRLGKKEGRPFSGVTACLDFCAHSHRDLHNMQNGSTLVCTLTREDNRETGKIPQDEQLHVLPLYKVANVDEFGSKEAQEEKKRTGAIQVLSSFRRQVRMLAEPVKTCRQKKMEAKKAAAEKHSANSENGPNKGEKEKSSRYKNAHSEMANHEKQLAGQPGSIPNIGHTNLMNSFPPADPNNHYARIPNLAEHYQNSSSNFASSNHMDLFHAPPNSAASCASTPMNPYQGSLNQSSPCPPYPCNGNVPMDNCPPYLNHYPSPQQHMFYRFKNQDPVANLTMPPVQSLYQQRFANSKAYGHKYMNYGNQSAQVEDFNGCNLKPNSNSMGSFNPYPVHQGDNHLMDAVSKANPNLSNTDYNAMSKNGDYPLPHSFRAHESNVSMGGRAGPLHLHGKNSDMHSNIMNGIPEMLPSLNHDRTAMGGLSRANGANVQEKLPQASAPVQEDPQEVWSDSEQSFLDPDIGGVAVAPSHGSILIECAKRELHATTPLKNPNRNHPTRISLVFYQHKSMNEPKHGLALWEAKMAGKAREKEEDCERYGPDYVAPKSYNKKSKREPVEPTHEPAEPTYLRFIKSLTQRTMSMTTDTQVTTSPYALTRVTGPYNRYI; encoded by the exons AAGTGTTTGCAGGGCAGCCTTGTGGATGGCCCCGGGGCAGGCCCGATGGAAGAGGAAAGAAGCCACCATGATGAGGGCAGTAGATTGAGTCAGTTCCTAATACATCCATCACATGCTTGCCAAAACAATCCAGCAAAGCTACAAAATGGGAGCCTGCCAACCGAAACAGACCAACCCCAAGTCAATGGAGACAGCTGTTCACAGACAAAAAACATCTATGGCATCACACACATGAAGGGAAACCAGGACTGCTCTGACCTCATATATGAAAACAGAGTATATCCAAATTTACACAATGGTGCAATAAAGCGCACCCTTAGTGAACCTTTACTGTCAGAGTGTCTTCAGCAGAAAAAAGTCAGAACAGTTGGTGAGGTGAATGGAGACAATGATGGTGAAAATAATGGACAACATGTCCAAACTGGTGTTTCTGAGTCATGTAGCAAAGACAAAGCTGTGAGAACGGAAGAGGATGAAAATCCACATGTTGAGGTTCCAAATAAGCAGAACAAAGACCTTAATTCTCTTAACAATGACAGTGTATTATGTCAGAAAGATGAGACATTTTCATTGTCTAATGGTGCTACTGTTTCTGCCTCTTCCTTGAAGTTGCAACataatgaattattagagaaaacATGTTCTGAATATTACCCTGAAAAGGTTTCCCTTGCAGTGCAGAATAACACACCTCACACAGTTGCCATTAACACTCTAAATGATGCTAGCAATGATGCGTCTCCCCAGACAAATCATTCACCACATACCTCAGGGCAGATTACTTCCCAACTATCCTTGAACGTGGTGCTGTCTCAAGGGCCAGGTGCTATGGTTGTTGAGGCCCTCAATGGTGACAAGTGCAGCGAGCCAGCTGTGAAACCAGGAAGCTATTCACTTCACATACCAGAACAGAAACCACTTCCACAAGAGGCACCCAACTATAATCCCCAGAATATAAATGAAGCAAACTGTGATACACGTGAGACTGGGCGAGCAATGTGCTCAGAACAAGTTGGTGTTTCCCCAAATCCATCGTACCATGGTCTCAATAACAAATCTAATGACAGTTTTTCTGAAGCTTtcaataaagatcattttacGCTGATGCAGTTGAATAAGTTACTGTATGGCCAGGAAACTGACAGCTATAGAACCACCCAAAACCTATGTAGTGATAATTTTTTAAACTCACAAAATAATAAATCATGTCAGTCATTTGATCCAGGAACCATTTCTCAGCCAGCTTTTTTGGAGTCTCAGAACAGCAAGACATTACCCAATGCTGGACTACCATCTTTACACTGTTCAGCAGGATCAGATCCACCCCAAGAATGTAATGGGCAGGCAAATTGTGCAGTTGACAACTACCCAGAAAAGCTAAAAGAGCAAAGTTCACACATAGTGAAAGATCATTGCAATGGGATGGAAAGAGATCCTATGAATGTGATGGAGCAAAGAAGACCCTTTTCTAAGTCAAACTTCAGAGATTTTCCACGGACTCACTATCTGAAACAGGACCCTTCAAAGTCATCAGAGGATTTGTTAAGATTACTTATGCTTTCTCAGTCAGAAAGTCAAAAGAAGCTTAAGCAATATACAAGAAAACAGGGTAACATGAATCGGGGACAGGCTGGTCAGGAGTTAGATGGAGCCATATCACCACCTCAACCTCATGGGCAGCAGTTGAATTTCCAAAAGCACTTATCCCAAGGAGCGGGCACAGATACACAACTGCAATCCTATGAACAGAAAAATAGTGCTAACCTTTTTCAACAGCCTCGTTCCGAGCAGCAAAGTGAGTTTGGCCTAAATTTAAAACGGCACTTAAACCTACAAACATCTGAGGGTGAGCAGTTTCCACATCTGTCATTACACCAACAGGTTATGCATTCAAAGCAAGCTGAGAATTCACAATTTCATCCAAACCCACATTTTCAGCCAAGGCAAAATCAAGAATACAACATGGTCAAAGAGCAAATACCACACTTTCATCCTCAGTCACTCTATAGCAACACATCACACAGGGCAAGTCCACAGAATCACTTAAAACTGGAGGAAAACTCACAAGCAGTCAGTCAGTACCAGAATATGCATCAGTACCATCTCTCTGCTCAAAATGTTGAGGGCCAACTGAGACATAGTTCAAACAACACAAATTTACATTTCAGTCAAAGCCAGACTAATTCACATAGAAAGGATCCATATATGGAAGAAAATATGGAGGGGAGTAAAAAGCATGTACAAGTTAAAGCAGAGTCTATTGAGCAGTACTATCAAAATAGCAGACCCCAACAGCAAGACCAACATGGTTACCAAGAGCAGAAACTCAGCGGCAATCTTCCCATGTTGAACCCCAACCACATGGCACAGAACCAGGACAGGTCGACCCCACAAAATACAGTAAACCAAAATAGATACTTACCACACAGCAGTTCTGCCGCTCAGCCTTTGCAAGATCAAACGGGATATCATCCTCAGTTTGCAAATCAGATGAATTGTATTCCAAAGCATGCTGCTCTAAGACATCATTTACTTCAGCGCAGGGAGCAAAGCAAACATGAAAGTTCCTCTCCACGCAGATCTGTCAAAGTGGAGAACAGCTCACAGTCTGTCTGCATGCGGACACCCAATGAaagcagaacaggaaaaaaaacaatcaaatcaGAGATTCAGCATTTTGGCCCAGATATCCTAAAACAAAGGAGTATTCTTGAAACAATGGAACAACAATTGAAACAGTATCCTAGCAAATCATTGTTTCATCATCATGTGTCTACCATTAAATCGCCCAAGCACATGAAGGTGGAGTCTTCAGGCCCTGTTACAATTCTAACTACACACACTAACACTTCAACACTAGACCAACAGATTGTCCATCCACAAGAAAAGACCCCAACGAAAAGAACAGCCGGATCTGCTCTGAGTAGTTTTTTAGAATCTCCTTCCAAACTTCTAAGCAACCCTATCAAAAACCTGTTGGATACGCCTGTGAAAACTCAATATGATTTTCCATCATGTAGCTGTGTAG ATCAAATTATAGAAAAAGATGAAGGACCTTATTATACACATCTTGGTGCTGGACCGAATGTGGCAGCTATTAGAGAGATCATGGAAGAAAG GTTTGGGGAGAAGGGCAATGCCATCAGGATTGAAAGAGTTGTATATACAGGAAAAGAAGGGAAGAGCTCTCAGGGATGTCCAATAGCAAAATGG GTCATTCGACGAGGTGGACTTGAGGAGAAAATGCTGTGTTTGGTGCGGGAAAGAGCAGGTCACTCCTGCGATACTGCTGTGATAGTGATATTGATCCTGGTTTGGGAAGGCATATCAACATCCTTAGCAGACAATATGTACTCAGAGCTCACTGAGACTCTACGGAAGTATGGAACCTTGACAAACAGGCGTTGCGCCCTCAATGAAGA GCGTACCTGTGCATGCCAGGGGCTGGACCCCGATACCTGTGGTGCCTCATTTTCTTTTGGGTGCTCTTGGAGTATGTACTACAATGGGTGCAAGTTTGCTAGAAGTAAAATTCCCAGGAAATTCAAACTTCTTTGTGATGACCCAAGAGAG GAAGAAAAGTTGGAAGACAGTCTACAGTACTTGTCAACAATGATGGCACCAATATACAAGAAGCTTGCACCAGATGCCTATAATAACCAG GTTGAGCATGAGCACAGAGCTCCAGACTGCCGACTTGGCAAGAAGGAAGGTCGCCCTTTCTCAGGAGTTACCGCTTGCTTGGACTTTTGCGCTCATTCCCACAGAGATCTGCACAATATGCAAAATGGCAGCACACTG GTTTGCACTTTAACCAGAGAAGACAATCGTGAAACTGGGAAAATTCCCCAGGATGAGCAGCTGCACGTTTTACCTCTTTATAAAGTTGCCAATGTGGATGAATTTGGCAGCAAAGAGGCACAGGAAGAGAAGAAAAGAACAGGTGCTATCCAGGTTCTGAGTTCTTTCCGTAGGCAAGTGAGAATGCTGGCAGAGCCTGTGAAAACCTGTCGGCAAAAGAAAATGGAAgccaagaaagcagcagcagaaaAACACTCAGCAAACTCAGAAAATGGTCCAAACAAAGGTGAAAAAGAGAAATCTTCTCGCTACAAGAATGCTCATTCTGAAATGGCTAACCATGAAAAACAGCTTGCAG GACAACCGGGTTCCATTCCTAACATTGGTCACACAAACCTCATGAATTCGTTTCCTCCAGCAGACCCAAATAACCATTATGCAAGGATTCCTAATTTGGCCGAGCATTATCAGAATTCCTCCTCCAACTTTGCTAGCTCTAATCACATGGATCTTTTTCACGCACCTCCAAACTCAGCAGCTTCCTGTGCCTCCACTCCAATGAACCCTTACCAAGGATCTTTAAATCAAAGTAGTCCATGTCCCCCATATCCATGTAACGGAAATGTCCCAATGGACAACTGTCCTCCTTATCTCAATCATTATCCTTCACCTCAACAACATATGTTTTACAGGTTTAAAAACCAAGATCCCGTGGCTAATCTTACTATGCCTCCAGTTCAGTCATTGTACCAGCAGAGGTTTGCTAATAGTAAGGCCTATGGTCATAAATACATGAATTATGGAAACCAAAGTGCGCAAGTTGAGGATTTTAATGGCTGCAATCTCAAACCAAACTCTAACTCCATGGGATCCTTTAACCCTTACCCTGTGCATCAAGGAGATAATCACTTGATGGATGCTGTCTCAAAGGCAAACCCCAACCTTAGTAATACAGACTACAATGCTATGAGCAAGAATGGTGATTACCCTCTTCCACACTCCTTCCGGGCTCATGAAAGCAATGTGTCCATGGGAGGCAGAGCTGGCCCTCTGCACCTTCATGGTAAAAACAGTGACATGCACTCAAACATAATGAATGGGATACCTGAAATGCTTCCAAGTCTTAATCATGACAGAACTGCTATGGGAGGTCTCAGTAGAGCTAATGGTGCTAATGTTCAGGAAAAGCTACCACAGGCCTCAGCACCTGTCCAAGAAGACCCACAAGAAGTGTGGTCAGACAGTGAGCAAAGCTTTCTAGATCCTGATATAGGAGGAGTGGCAGTGGCCCCAAGTCATGGTTCAATCCTCATTGAATGTGCAAAGCGTGAGCTCCATgctacaacccctttaaaaaaccccAATAGGAATCACCCTACTAGGATATCACTAGTATTTTATCAACATAAAAGCATGAATGAGCCAAAGCATGGCTTGGCATTGTGGGAAGCAAAGATGGCAGGCAAAGCCAGGGAAAAAGAAGAGGACTGTGAAAGGTATGGTCCAGATTACGTTGCTCCGAAATCTTACAATAAAAAGTCAAAGCGGGAACCTGTTGAACCAACCCACGAGCCTGCTGAACCGACCTATCTACGTTTCATCAAATCGCTCACACAAAGGACAATGTCAATGACCACAGACACACAAGTCACCACATCTCCATACGCCTTAACACGGGTTACAGGTCCTTACAACAGATACATATAG
- the TET2 gene encoding methylcytosine dioxygenase TET2 isoform X1, with translation MKCLQGSLVDGPGAGPMEEERSHHDEGSRLSQFLIHPSHACQNNPAKLQNGSLPTETDQPQVNGDSCSQTKNIYGITHMKGNQDCSDLIYENRVYPNLHNGAIKRTLSEPLLSECLQQKKVRTVGEVNGDNDGENNGQHVQTGVSESCSKDKAVRTEEDENPHVEVPNKQNKDLNSLNNDSVLCQKDETFSLSNGATVSASSLKLQHNELLEKTCSEYYPEKVSLAVQNNTPHTVAINTLNDASNDASPQTNHSPHTSGQITSQLSLNVVLSQGPGAMVVEALNGDKCSEPAVKPGSYSLHIPEQKPLPQEAPNYNPQNINEANCDTRETGRAMCSEQVGVSPNPSYHGLNNKSNDSFSEAFNKDHFTLMQLNKLLYGQETDSYRTTQNLCSDNFLNSQNNKSCQSFDPGTISQPAFLESQNSKTLPNAGLPSLHCSAGSDPPQECNGQANCAVDNYPEKLKEQSSHIVKDHCNGMERDPMNVMEQRRPFSKSNFRDFPRTHYLKQDPSKSSEDLLRLLMLSQSESQKKLKQYTRKQGNMNRGQAGQELDGAISPPQPHGQQLNFQKHLSQGAGTDTQLQSYEQKNSANLFQQPRSEQQSEFGLNLKRHLNLQTSEGEQFPHLSLHQQVMHSKQAENSQFHPNPHFQPRQNQEYNMVKEQIPHFHPQSLYSNTSHRASPQNHLKLEENSQAVSQYQNMHQYHLSAQNVEGQLRHSSNNTNLHFSQSQTNSHRKDPYMEENMEGSKKHVQVKAESIEQYYQNSRPQQQDQHGYQEQKLSGNLPMLNPNHMAQNQDRSTPQNTVNQNRYLPHSSSAAQPLQDQTGYHPQFANQMNCIPKHAALRHHLLQRREQSKHESSSPRRSVKVENSSQSVCMRTPNESRTGKKTIKSEIQHFGPDILKQRSILETMEQQLKQYPSKSLFHHHVSTIKSPKHMKVESSGPVTILTTHTNTSTLDQQIVHPQEKTPTKRTAGSALSSFLESPSKLLSNPIKNLLDTPVKTQYDFPSCSCVDQIIEKDEGPYYTHLGAGPNVAAIREIMEERFGEKGNAIRIERVVYTGKEGKSSQGCPIAKWVIRRGGLEEKMLCLVRERAGHSCDTAVIVILILVWEGISTSLADNMYSELTETLRKYGTLTNRRCALNEERTCACQGLDPDTCGASFSFGCSWSMYYNGCKFARSKIPRKFKLLCDDPREEEKLEDSLQYLSTMMAPIYKKLAPDAYNNQVEHEHRAPDCRLGKKEGRPFSGVTACLDFCAHSHRDLHNMQNGSTLVCTLTREDNRETGKIPQDEQLHVLPLYKVANVDEFGSKEAQEEKKRTGAIQVLSSFRRQVRMLAEPVKTCRQKKMEAKKAAAEKHSANSENGPNKGEKEKSSRYKNAHSEMANHEKQLADVLRLSGQPGSIPNIGHTNLMNSFPPADPNNHYARIPNLAEHYQNSSSNFASSNHMDLFHAPPNSAASCASTPMNPYQGSLNQSSPCPPYPCNGNVPMDNCPPYLNHYPSPQQHMFYRFKNQDPVANLTMPPVQSLYQQRFANSKAYGHKYMNYGNQSAQVEDFNGCNLKPNSNSMGSFNPYPVHQGDNHLMDAVSKANPNLSNTDYNAMSKNGDYPLPHSFRAHESNVSMGGRAGPLHLHGKNSDMHSNIMNGIPEMLPSLNHDRTAMGGLSRANGANVQEKLPQASAPVQEDPQEVWSDSEQSFLDPDIGGVAVAPSHGSILIECAKRELHATTPLKNPNRNHPTRISLVFYQHKSMNEPKHGLALWEAKMAGKAREKEEDCERYGPDYVAPKSYNKKSKREPVEPTHEPAEPTYLRFIKSLTQRTMSMTTDTQVTTSPYALTRVTGPYNRYI, from the exons AAGTGTTTGCAGGGCAGCCTTGTGGATGGCCCCGGGGCAGGCCCGATGGAAGAGGAAAGAAGCCACCATGATGAGGGCAGTAGATTGAGTCAGTTCCTAATACATCCATCACATGCTTGCCAAAACAATCCAGCAAAGCTACAAAATGGGAGCCTGCCAACCGAAACAGACCAACCCCAAGTCAATGGAGACAGCTGTTCACAGACAAAAAACATCTATGGCATCACACACATGAAGGGAAACCAGGACTGCTCTGACCTCATATATGAAAACAGAGTATATCCAAATTTACACAATGGTGCAATAAAGCGCACCCTTAGTGAACCTTTACTGTCAGAGTGTCTTCAGCAGAAAAAAGTCAGAACAGTTGGTGAGGTGAATGGAGACAATGATGGTGAAAATAATGGACAACATGTCCAAACTGGTGTTTCTGAGTCATGTAGCAAAGACAAAGCTGTGAGAACGGAAGAGGATGAAAATCCACATGTTGAGGTTCCAAATAAGCAGAACAAAGACCTTAATTCTCTTAACAATGACAGTGTATTATGTCAGAAAGATGAGACATTTTCATTGTCTAATGGTGCTACTGTTTCTGCCTCTTCCTTGAAGTTGCAACataatgaattattagagaaaacATGTTCTGAATATTACCCTGAAAAGGTTTCCCTTGCAGTGCAGAATAACACACCTCACACAGTTGCCATTAACACTCTAAATGATGCTAGCAATGATGCGTCTCCCCAGACAAATCATTCACCACATACCTCAGGGCAGATTACTTCCCAACTATCCTTGAACGTGGTGCTGTCTCAAGGGCCAGGTGCTATGGTTGTTGAGGCCCTCAATGGTGACAAGTGCAGCGAGCCAGCTGTGAAACCAGGAAGCTATTCACTTCACATACCAGAACAGAAACCACTTCCACAAGAGGCACCCAACTATAATCCCCAGAATATAAATGAAGCAAACTGTGATACACGTGAGACTGGGCGAGCAATGTGCTCAGAACAAGTTGGTGTTTCCCCAAATCCATCGTACCATGGTCTCAATAACAAATCTAATGACAGTTTTTCTGAAGCTTtcaataaagatcattttacGCTGATGCAGTTGAATAAGTTACTGTATGGCCAGGAAACTGACAGCTATAGAACCACCCAAAACCTATGTAGTGATAATTTTTTAAACTCACAAAATAATAAATCATGTCAGTCATTTGATCCAGGAACCATTTCTCAGCCAGCTTTTTTGGAGTCTCAGAACAGCAAGACATTACCCAATGCTGGACTACCATCTTTACACTGTTCAGCAGGATCAGATCCACCCCAAGAATGTAATGGGCAGGCAAATTGTGCAGTTGACAACTACCCAGAAAAGCTAAAAGAGCAAAGTTCACACATAGTGAAAGATCATTGCAATGGGATGGAAAGAGATCCTATGAATGTGATGGAGCAAAGAAGACCCTTTTCTAAGTCAAACTTCAGAGATTTTCCACGGACTCACTATCTGAAACAGGACCCTTCAAAGTCATCAGAGGATTTGTTAAGATTACTTATGCTTTCTCAGTCAGAAAGTCAAAAGAAGCTTAAGCAATATACAAGAAAACAGGGTAACATGAATCGGGGACAGGCTGGTCAGGAGTTAGATGGAGCCATATCACCACCTCAACCTCATGGGCAGCAGTTGAATTTCCAAAAGCACTTATCCCAAGGAGCGGGCACAGATACACAACTGCAATCCTATGAACAGAAAAATAGTGCTAACCTTTTTCAACAGCCTCGTTCCGAGCAGCAAAGTGAGTTTGGCCTAAATTTAAAACGGCACTTAAACCTACAAACATCTGAGGGTGAGCAGTTTCCACATCTGTCATTACACCAACAGGTTATGCATTCAAAGCAAGCTGAGAATTCACAATTTCATCCAAACCCACATTTTCAGCCAAGGCAAAATCAAGAATACAACATGGTCAAAGAGCAAATACCACACTTTCATCCTCAGTCACTCTATAGCAACACATCACACAGGGCAAGTCCACAGAATCACTTAAAACTGGAGGAAAACTCACAAGCAGTCAGTCAGTACCAGAATATGCATCAGTACCATCTCTCTGCTCAAAATGTTGAGGGCCAACTGAGACATAGTTCAAACAACACAAATTTACATTTCAGTCAAAGCCAGACTAATTCACATAGAAAGGATCCATATATGGAAGAAAATATGGAGGGGAGTAAAAAGCATGTACAAGTTAAAGCAGAGTCTATTGAGCAGTACTATCAAAATAGCAGACCCCAACAGCAAGACCAACATGGTTACCAAGAGCAGAAACTCAGCGGCAATCTTCCCATGTTGAACCCCAACCACATGGCACAGAACCAGGACAGGTCGACCCCACAAAATACAGTAAACCAAAATAGATACTTACCACACAGCAGTTCTGCCGCTCAGCCTTTGCAAGATCAAACGGGATATCATCCTCAGTTTGCAAATCAGATGAATTGTATTCCAAAGCATGCTGCTCTAAGACATCATTTACTTCAGCGCAGGGAGCAAAGCAAACATGAAAGTTCCTCTCCACGCAGATCTGTCAAAGTGGAGAACAGCTCACAGTCTGTCTGCATGCGGACACCCAATGAaagcagaacaggaaaaaaaacaatcaaatcaGAGATTCAGCATTTTGGCCCAGATATCCTAAAACAAAGGAGTATTCTTGAAACAATGGAACAACAATTGAAACAGTATCCTAGCAAATCATTGTTTCATCATCATGTGTCTACCATTAAATCGCCCAAGCACATGAAGGTGGAGTCTTCAGGCCCTGTTACAATTCTAACTACACACACTAACACTTCAACACTAGACCAACAGATTGTCCATCCACAAGAAAAGACCCCAACGAAAAGAACAGCCGGATCTGCTCTGAGTAGTTTTTTAGAATCTCCTTCCAAACTTCTAAGCAACCCTATCAAAAACCTGTTGGATACGCCTGTGAAAACTCAATATGATTTTCCATCATGTAGCTGTGTAG ATCAAATTATAGAAAAAGATGAAGGACCTTATTATACACATCTTGGTGCTGGACCGAATGTGGCAGCTATTAGAGAGATCATGGAAGAAAG GTTTGGGGAGAAGGGCAATGCCATCAGGATTGAAAGAGTTGTATATACAGGAAAAGAAGGGAAGAGCTCTCAGGGATGTCCAATAGCAAAATGG GTCATTCGACGAGGTGGACTTGAGGAGAAAATGCTGTGTTTGGTGCGGGAAAGAGCAGGTCACTCCTGCGATACTGCTGTGATAGTGATATTGATCCTGGTTTGGGAAGGCATATCAACATCCTTAGCAGACAATATGTACTCAGAGCTCACTGAGACTCTACGGAAGTATGGAACCTTGACAAACAGGCGTTGCGCCCTCAATGAAGA GCGTACCTGTGCATGCCAGGGGCTGGACCCCGATACCTGTGGTGCCTCATTTTCTTTTGGGTGCTCTTGGAGTATGTACTACAATGGGTGCAAGTTTGCTAGAAGTAAAATTCCCAGGAAATTCAAACTTCTTTGTGATGACCCAAGAGAG GAAGAAAAGTTGGAAGACAGTCTACAGTACTTGTCAACAATGATGGCACCAATATACAAGAAGCTTGCACCAGATGCCTATAATAACCAG GTTGAGCATGAGCACAGAGCTCCAGACTGCCGACTTGGCAAGAAGGAAGGTCGCCCTTTCTCAGGAGTTACCGCTTGCTTGGACTTTTGCGCTCATTCCCACAGAGATCTGCACAATATGCAAAATGGCAGCACACTG GTTTGCACTTTAACCAGAGAAGACAATCGTGAAACTGGGAAAATTCCCCAGGATGAGCAGCTGCACGTTTTACCTCTTTATAAAGTTGCCAATGTGGATGAATTTGGCAGCAAAGAGGCACAGGAAGAGAAGAAAAGAACAGGTGCTATCCAGGTTCTGAGTTCTTTCCGTAGGCAAGTGAGAATGCTGGCAGAGCCTGTGAAAACCTGTCGGCAAAAGAAAATGGAAgccaagaaagcagcagcagaaaAACACTCAGCAAACTCAGAAAATGGTCCAAACAAAGGTGAAAAAGAGAAATCTTCTCGCTACAAGAATGCTCATTCTGAAATGGCTAACCATGAAAAACAGCTTGCAG ACGTTTTACGACTTTCAGGACAACCGGGTTCCATTCCTAACATTGGTCACACAAACCTCATGAATTCGTTTCCTCCAGCAGACCCAAATAACCATTATGCAAGGATTCCTAATTTGGCCGAGCATTATCAGAATTCCTCCTCCAACTTTGCTAGCTCTAATCACATGGATCTTTTTCACGCACCTCCAAACTCAGCAGCTTCCTGTGCCTCCACTCCAATGAACCCTTACCAAGGATCTTTAAATCAAAGTAGTCCATGTCCCCCATATCCATGTAACGGAAATGTCCCAATGGACAACTGTCCTCCTTATCTCAATCATTATCCTTCACCTCAACAACATATGTTTTACAGGTTTAAAAACCAAGATCCCGTGGCTAATCTTACTATGCCTCCAGTTCAGTCATTGTACCAGCAGAGGTTTGCTAATAGTAAGGCCTATGGTCATAAATACATGAATTATGGAAACCAAAGTGCGCAAGTTGAGGATTTTAATGGCTGCAATCTCAAACCAAACTCTAACTCCATGGGATCCTTTAACCCTTACCCTGTGCATCAAGGAGATAATCACTTGATGGATGCTGTCTCAAAGGCAAACCCCAACCTTAGTAATACAGACTACAATGCTATGAGCAAGAATGGTGATTACCCTCTTCCACACTCCTTCCGGGCTCATGAAAGCAATGTGTCCATGGGAGGCAGAGCTGGCCCTCTGCACCTTCATGGTAAAAACAGTGACATGCACTCAAACATAATGAATGGGATACCTGAAATGCTTCCAAGTCTTAATCATGACAGAACTGCTATGGGAGGTCTCAGTAGAGCTAATGGTGCTAATGTTCAGGAAAAGCTACCACAGGCCTCAGCACCTGTCCAAGAAGACCCACAAGAAGTGTGGTCAGACAGTGAGCAAAGCTTTCTAGATCCTGATATAGGAGGAGTGGCAGTGGCCCCAAGTCATGGTTCAATCCTCATTGAATGTGCAAAGCGTGAGCTCCATgctacaacccctttaaaaaaccccAATAGGAATCACCCTACTAGGATATCACTAGTATTTTATCAACATAAAAGCATGAATGAGCCAAAGCATGGCTTGGCATTGTGGGAAGCAAAGATGGCAGGCAAAGCCAGGGAAAAAGAAGAGGACTGTGAAAGGTATGGTCCAGATTACGTTGCTCCGAAATCTTACAATAAAAAGTCAAAGCGGGAACCTGTTGAACCAACCCACGAGCCTGCTGAACCGACCTATCTACGTTTCATCAAATCGCTCACACAAAGGACAATGTCAATGACCACAGACACACAAGTCACCACATCTCCATACGCCTTAACACGGGTTACAGGTCCTTACAACAGATACATATAG